In Fibrobacter sp. UWB10, a single window of DNA contains:
- the folK gene encoding 2-amino-4-hydroxy-6-hydroxymethyldihydropteridine diphosphokinase: MDSLERVFVALGSNLPDRSKHLNEGREMLRKIAAGGWLESPIYETPPVGPAGQGPYFNQVVSFWYSGTSTRLLHYLKGAEFVLGRKPRGHWNSREIDLDLLYFGKEVHQGRPNLPHPQIVNRQFVLVPLNDIAPEWEDPQLGIKVKEILSNLLQKEEKIPFRVITSEEP, from the coding sequence GTGGATTCTTTAGAAAGAGTTTTTGTTGCCTTGGGCTCAAACCTCCCCGATCGTTCAAAACATTTGAACGAGGGTCGCGAGATGCTCCGCAAAATTGCTGCGGGCGGGTGGCTAGAAAGTCCCATTTACGAAACTCCACCGGTAGGACCGGCGGGCCAGGGTCCCTATTTCAATCAAGTCGTGAGTTTCTGGTATTCGGGAACGTCTACGCGCCTGTTGCATTACTTGAAGGGCGCTGAGTTTGTGCTGGGTCGCAAGCCCCGCGGACATTGGAATTCTCGCGAAATCGACTTGGATTTGTTGTACTTTGGTAAAGAAGTCCATCAAGGAAGACCGAATCTTCCGCACCCTCAGATTGTAAACCGCCAGTTCGTGCTGGTGCCCTTGAACGATATTGCTCCAGAATGGGAAGATCCCCAGCTAGGAATAAAGGTAAAGGAAATTCTTTCTAACCTTTTGCAAAAAGAAGAAAAAATCCCGTTCCGCGTCATTACCTCGGAGGAACCCTAA
- the panC gene encoding pantoate--beta-alanine ligase codes for MQIVTTVDSLRQIIKPLAKQGKSIGLVPTMGALHAGHGALIKESVKECDVTVVSVFLNPIQFGKNEDLDKYPKRLEADAKLAESLGADYVFAPSVAEMYPDGDPLTLVRDETLESLYCGAYRPGHFRGVLTVVSKLFLISGCNHAYFGEKDYQQVFLIERMVKDLNFDIQIHRVKIVREESGLALSSRNEYLTDEERANALSISAGLKQAKEAYEKGERAVSKIRDIVLKSILGAHGIVQFVELVNQKNLQKFAGILGAEDKVVILVAAFFGKTRLIDNIELN; via the coding sequence ATGCAAATCGTAACTACTGTTGATTCTCTTCGTCAAATCATCAAACCCCTTGCAAAGCAAGGCAAATCCATCGGGCTTGTTCCCACCATGGGAGCCCTGCATGCCGGACATGGTGCATTGATTAAGGAATCTGTCAAGGAATGCGATGTGACGGTTGTCAGCGTGTTCCTGAATCCGATCCAGTTTGGTAAAAACGAGGATTTGGATAAGTACCCCAAGCGCTTGGAAGCAGATGCTAAGCTTGCCGAATCATTGGGTGCCGATTACGTATTTGCTCCGAGTGTTGCTGAAATGTACCCTGATGGTGACCCGCTGACGCTTGTGCGCGATGAAACTCTTGAAAGCCTGTATTGTGGTGCTTATCGCCCCGGTCATTTCCGCGGTGTGCTCACGGTTGTTTCTAAGCTGTTCTTGATTTCGGGCTGTAATCACGCTTACTTTGGCGAAAAGGATTATCAGCAGGTGTTCTTGATTGAACGCATGGTGAAGGATTTGAATTTCGACATCCAGATTCACCGCGTGAAGATTGTTCGCGAAGAATCGGGTCTTGCCCTTTCGAGCCGTAACGAATACTTGACCGACGAAGAACGCGCAAATGCCTTGTCGATTAGCGCAGGCCTGAAGCAGGCTAAGGAAGCCTACGAAAAGGGCGAACGTGCTGTGAGCAAGATTCGCGATATCGTGCTGAAGTCCATTCTGGGCGCACATGGTATTGTGCAGTTTGTCGAACTCGTAAACCAGAAGAACCTCCAGAAGTTCGCAGGAATCCTGGGAGCCGAAGACAAGGTTGTGATTCTGGTGGCCGCCTTCTTCGGAAAGACTCGCTTGATCGACAACATCGAATTAAACTAG
- a CDS encoding deoxynucleoside kinase: MLTEKGVHFLAIEGAIGVGKTSLAEIIANRWKATLIEENFRENPFLEKFYQNKEAYAFQTQLFFLLDRLKQLQESAIQSDLFRDLLISDYTYDKDQIFAAQNLTESEYAMYDQVAKALNHDIPRPDLVVYLQASVPTLLKRIHGRGRAMEKTIEGSYLNGLLERFDNYFWNYPYAPVLIINTDNIDFVHNESHLQLVLDAIAACPKQTTYFVPEGK, from the coding sequence ATGCTGACAGAAAAAGGCGTTCATTTTTTGGCCATCGAAGGGGCTATCGGTGTAGGGAAGACTTCTCTTGCAGAAATTATCGCAAATCGCTGGAAGGCGACCCTGATCGAAGAAAACTTCAGGGAAAACCCGTTCCTCGAAAAGTTCTACCAGAACAAAGAGGCGTACGCATTCCAGACGCAGCTGTTCTTCTTGCTTGACCGTTTAAAGCAGTTGCAGGAATCTGCCATACAGAGCGATTTGTTCCGTGATCTTTTAATTAGCGATTATACATACGATAAAGACCAAATCTTTGCTGCCCAGAACCTGACTGAAAGCGAATACGCCATGTACGATCAGGTGGCCAAGGCCTTGAACCACGATATTCCGAGGCCCGATTTGGTCGTATACTTGCAAGCATCGGTTCCGACTCTTTTGAAGCGCATTCATGGCCGTGGTCGCGCCATGGAAAAAACCATTGAAGGTTCTTACCTGAATGGTCTTTTGGAACGTTTCGACAATTATTTCTGGAACTATCCGTACGCTCCGGTGCTTATCATCAATACCGACAATATCGATTTTGTCCACAACGAAAGTCATCTGCAGTTGGTGCTCGACGCCATTGCCGCATGCCCCAAGCAGACGACATATTTTGTACCAGAAGGTAAATAA
- a CDS encoding DNA translocase FtsK 4TM domain-containing protein — MATQKKSSSKKAGKTSKSSKKDEFSPSEQGFGSILGGWTLVGFGLILMLGCICSAYSGVKENFLGPYLGKMFPDALAFVFGRVPSLIVSSALVLWGAALVSVSRRARFVRYAVGLSLLSVVFSFLFSLRNYGEVKVSKEALIQAGGTFGQFFNQFVAVPVFGKSLLMPLAISLVVIAMILVIAFGLRPRHFKFVVQTTNWFKSVFKKREPVEGEVYEPVDTRRMPQVQTNMDLGGLPRGVYMDDNTVNIRPDGFKIRRKNKVTPFNGRSNWMDDEFSLNGTTDEVPNLPDEVLQTMTPRRAKEVAETLPDSTNNGVGGYNLDEDPEIRRLEDYLRQNGGKMNALEIVEVKDKIAALKRARDLIAWEKDHRGRMQVKGDVRRECAPVTGSMATRTVAAPMPTGTMPAAKGATQRSMTQVPADERTVMAGKPTQASFNAEDLLGGDGAADDETFVPEVYGADDVGEVPEMPDETLGASIGNVPSSTSTAGMKAAPIPQRDPTTVYDEYKVPAISDILEEHEPQTADYSEEELNAIGKMLEEKLENFKVKGRVIGCETGPMITRFEVEPGPGMKVSRFSALQEDLALPLRVSSVRILAPIPGKAAVGIEIPNRKFQTVYSLDVFQSEKFKPSPEKILVALGKDITGEAFTMDLAKAPHLLIAGQTGSGKSVCINALMASMLFSKTPDELRMILVDPKAVELKMYENIPHLLAPVITKPEIAIQALQWLCYEMDRRTEVLAAAKVRNIGGFNAKFEAGELPDEVPEEDRSHRMAFIVVIIDEMADLMMVAGKEIEKNVARLAAKARAVGIHLVLATQRPSVKVITGIIKANLPTRISFKVASQIDARTVMDHAGAEKLLGRGDMLYKAVNDPEPVRVHGAFLSDEEAEKLADACSDQNVFYPQVESFDVSDGEGDEDGEGGAKDLGKLDKLLYDVAVWAVECRGLSTSAVQRHFSVGFSRAGKIVDQLYSLGVCGPAKGNSKPRAMLLGIEEIQNMERSGKFG, encoded by the coding sequence TTGGCTACTCAAAAGAAATCATCTTCGAAAAAAGCGGGAAAAACTTCAAAGTCTTCGAAAAAAGACGAATTTTCTCCGTCTGAACAGGGTTTCGGATCGATTCTTGGTGGATGGACGCTGGTAGGATTCGGCCTTATATTGATGCTTGGTTGCATTTGTTCTGCCTACAGCGGGGTAAAAGAAAACTTTTTAGGCCCCTACTTGGGCAAAATGTTCCCCGATGCGCTCGCGTTTGTTTTCGGCCGCGTGCCGTCTTTGATTGTGTCGTCGGCGCTTGTGCTGTGGGGCGCTGCCCTTGTGTCTGTTTCTAGGCGTGCGCGTTTTGTTCGTTACGCTGTCGGACTTTCGCTGCTGTCTGTTGTATTTTCGTTCTTGTTCTCGCTTCGCAATTATGGCGAGGTGAAGGTTTCTAAAGAAGCCTTGATTCAGGCTGGCGGTACTTTTGGACAGTTCTTTAACCAGTTTGTGGCGGTGCCGGTTTTTGGAAAATCCTTGTTGATGCCGCTTGCGATATCGTTGGTTGTGATTGCCATGATTCTGGTGATTGCATTTGGGCTGCGTCCGAGACATTTCAAGTTTGTGGTTCAGACGACCAATTGGTTTAAGTCTGTATTTAAGAAAAGGGAACCTGTTGAAGGCGAAGTTTATGAACCTGTAGATACGCGCCGCATGCCCCAAGTGCAGACCAATATGGATTTGGGCGGGCTTCCGCGTGGTGTTTACATGGATGACAACACGGTGAATATCAGGCCCGATGGATTCAAGATTCGTCGCAAGAACAAGGTGACTCCGTTTAATGGCCGTAGCAACTGGATGGACGATGAATTCAGCCTGAACGGAACCACAGATGAAGTGCCGAACCTTCCGGATGAAGTCTTGCAGACGATGACGCCGCGCCGCGCCAAAGAGGTGGCGGAAACTCTTCCGGATTCTACGAATAATGGGGTGGGCGGATACAATCTGGACGAAGATCCCGAAATCCGCAGGCTCGAAGATTACTTGCGCCAGAATGGCGGCAAGATGAACGCTCTTGAAATTGTGGAAGTCAAGGACAAGATTGCGGCCCTCAAGCGTGCCCGCGACTTGATTGCATGGGAAAAAGATCACCGTGGCCGTATGCAGGTGAAGGGTGATGTGCGCCGCGAATGTGCTCCGGTAACGGGTTCTATGGCAACGCGTACGGTAGCCGCTCCGATGCCGACAGGAACAATGCCTGCTGCAAAGGGTGCTACGCAAAGAAGCATGACGCAGGTTCCTGCAGACGAACGCACGGTGATGGCAGGCAAGCCAACGCAAGCCTCGTTTAACGCCGAAGACTTGCTCGGTGGCGATGGTGCTGCTGACGATGAAACGTTTGTACCCGAAGTTTATGGCGCCGACGATGTGGGCGAAGTTCCTGAAATGCCGGACGAGACATTGGGCGCGTCGATTGGGAATGTGCCGAGCAGTACATCGACAGCGGGCATGAAGGCTGCCCCGATTCCGCAGCGTGACCCGACGACGGTTTACGACGAATACAAGGTGCCTGCGATTAGCGACATTCTGGAAGAACATGAGCCGCAGACGGCCGATTACAGCGAAGAAGAATTGAACGCCATCGGCAAGATGCTCGAAGAAAAGCTTGAAAACTTCAAGGTGAAGGGCCGCGTGATCGGTTGCGAAACAGGCCCCATGATAACCCGCTTTGAAGTGGAACCGGGCCCGGGCATGAAGGTGAGCCGATTCTCTGCTTTGCAAGAAGACTTGGCGCTTCCCCTCCGCGTTTCATCGGTGCGTATTTTGGCTCCGATTCCGGGCAAGGCTGCCGTCGGTATCGAAATTCCGAACCGCAAATTCCAAACGGTGTATAGCCTCGATGTGTTCCAGAGCGAAAAGTTCAAGCCGTCGCCCGAAAAGATTCTGGTGGCTCTCGGTAAGGATATTACCGGCGAAGCATTCACGATGGACTTGGCCAAGGCTCCGCACTTGCTGATTGCCGGTCAGACGGGGTCTGGTAAGTCCGTGTGCATTAACGCGCTCATGGCGTCGATGCTTTTCAGTAAGACGCCTGACGAACTCCGCATGATTTTGGTGGACCCGAAAGCGGTCGAACTCAAGATGTACGAAAACATCCCGCACCTGCTCGCTCCGGTGATTACCAAGCCCGAAATTGCGATTCAGGCTTTGCAGTGGCTGTGCTATGAAATGGACCGCCGTACTGAAGTTCTGGCGGCGGCGAAGGTGCGTAATATTGGTGGCTTTAACGCCAAGTTTGAAGCGGGCGAGTTGCCCGACGAAGTGCCCGAAGAAGACCGCAGCCACCGTATGGCGTTCATCGTGGTGATTATCGATGAAATGGCTGACCTGATGATGGTTGCCGGAAAGGAAATTGAAAAGAACGTGGCCCGCCTAGCTGCAAAGGCTCGTGCCGTGGGCATTCACCTGGTGCTTGCAACGCAGCGCCCCTCTGTGAAGGTGATTACCGGTATCATCAAGGCGAACCTGCCGACTCGTATTAGCTTTAAGGTGGCCTCGCAGATTGACGCCCGCACGGTCATGGACCATGCCGGCGCCGAAAAGCTCCTGGGCCGAGGCGATATGCTCTACAAGGCCGTGAACGACCCCGAACCGGTGCGCGTCCATGGCGCATTCCTCAGCGATGAAGAAGCCGAAAAGCTTGCCGATGCCTGCTCCGACCAGAACGTGTTCTACCCGCAGGTGGAATCGTTCGACGTCAGCGACGGCGAAGGCGACGAAGACGGCGAAGGCGGAGCCAAGGACTTGGGCAAGCTCGACAAGCTACTTTACGATGTGGCCGTGTGGGCTGTCGAATGCCGCGGGCTTTCGACCTCGGCGGTGCAGCGCCACTTTAGCGTGGGTTTCAGCCGAGCCGGTAAAATTGTGGACCAACTTTACAGCCTCGGCGTGTGTGGCCCTGCCAAGGGCAACTCCAAACCCCGCGCCATGCTGCTCGGAATCGAAGAAATCCAGAATATGGAAAGATCAGGAAAATTTGGGTAA
- a CDS encoding CHASE2 domain-containing protein, producing MQIKFSKKIKKVLSGFSISAVIVLIILILGSTQNDIQGSTRNGAESLENIFYDLFFKAATHSDKADEEEESSTHRRVSISDSLDPNIYIVDIDEASLTKLGNYNEWDRSIHAKVIKNLSEGGASAISFDILFKSADFGKQKTNQVVNVLKNITPDAEVDSLYPSLLASYNFDSMLVSSVKESGNTIVCYMFDDRKSYKHASQWIPLSTQERADAIGYTSVFDTTQVDQIDEIEAKDLLDNIFPELAQAGAKFGSVNAYPDNDGVVRKVSMLYRYPNPTLDIIPLLDTTIAADKKRYEAVINGDGRNYVYSTMSLMTILHLFHRDPKDVIIKMGQYIDVGKPFGIYRDSNGTYHTTYPNFSYYMFQQLRETLAEKKIQSKASEDNIEVSHKVFARKNEAGKILLELSNGGTSSALDEEDSKTLMSVTLDKLAALEDKETVSLDKQHFIRKDEDDGEFYQIVRKPSDDEEEEDDDETIDFTESVIKTLIFYKDTLQRMPAGKEIILSLDMQINYNKATKKWRSNQAILSNDVIRDIQAASDEAINNLKPGEELRFGKVKRIPIDIHGRYQVKYKGRYNEISNRRFQHLSYYDVYKGRVDNLFYQGKIFILGSAAAALFDFVPGPHEENYPAVLIHATIIKNILADDYLVTLSEKKQQIIVILLALLCLFIGLYFKSYISVALSLFLMCVYTHIAFKYFQSGIYIGVSKQLLAMLLTNITALVVQFYFENKEKSFINNAFKQYISPELIDAMVNNEIMPTLGGEKSNITAYFTDIASFSTFSEKIGDPSKLVELLNEYLTAMTDTLLSNKGTLDKYEGDAIIAFFGAPMPLENHAQNACETAVDMQRRLMRLRRKWSHEGNKWPTVVHNMHMRIGINSGDIVTGNMGSTMRKNYTMMGDAVNLAARLESAAKQYGAYIQISEDTQKNLEEGYFIYRSLDTIRVIGKSQPVKTFELLEKSGCENEATLKELVGIWEKARACYLNMQWDEAIELFQQCLEIEPHHPDRDPGSKTTPSHVYIKRCEAYKITPPVAEGEVWDGVFTATEK from the coding sequence ATGCAAATAAAGTTTTCTAAAAAGATTAAGAAAGTTTTATCCGGCTTCTCCATATCAGCCGTTATTGTTTTGATTATCCTTATTTTGGGTAGTACGCAAAACGATATTCAAGGCTCTACCCGCAATGGTGCCGAATCTTTGGAAAACATTTTTTACGATTTATTTTTTAAAGCCGCAACTCATTCCGACAAAGCAGACGAAGAAGAAGAAAGTTCCACTCACAGAAGAGTTTCCATTAGCGACAGCCTAGATCCGAACATTTACATTGTTGACATTGACGAAGCTTCTCTTACCAAATTGGGCAACTACAACGAATGGGACCGATCCATTCACGCTAAAGTCATCAAGAACTTGAGCGAAGGCGGCGCATCGGCAATCAGTTTCGATATCTTGTTCAAGAGCGCTGATTTCGGCAAGCAAAAAACAAACCAAGTCGTAAACGTTCTCAAGAACATTACCCCCGACGCCGAAGTCGACTCGCTGTACCCCTCTCTACTCGCTAGCTACAATTTCGATTCCATGCTTGTCAGCTCCGTCAAGGAAAGCGGAAACACCATCGTCTGCTACATGTTTGATGACCGCAAATCCTACAAGCACGCCTCGCAATGGATTCCCCTGAGCACGCAAGAACGCGCAGATGCCATTGGCTATACATCTGTATTCGACACCACTCAAGTAGACCAAATCGACGAAATCGAAGCCAAGGACTTGCTCGATAATATTTTCCCCGAACTTGCCCAAGCAGGAGCCAAATTCGGTTCCGTAAACGCCTACCCCGATAACGATGGCGTTGTCCGTAAAGTTTCAATGCTTTACCGCTATCCCAATCCAACACTTGACATTATTCCCCTCCTCGACACAACCATTGCAGCCGACAAAAAGCGATACGAAGCGGTTATCAATGGCGATGGCAGAAACTACGTGTATTCTACCATGTCGCTCATGACTATCTTGCACCTGTTCCATAGGGATCCTAAAGATGTCATTATTAAAATGGGGCAATACATCGATGTGGGCAAACCTTTCGGCATTTACCGCGATTCTAACGGTACTTACCACACGACCTACCCGAATTTCAGCTATTACATGTTCCAGCAACTTCGCGAAACCTTGGCCGAAAAGAAAATCCAGTCCAAGGCAAGCGAAGACAATATTGAAGTTTCGCACAAGGTCTTTGCCCGCAAAAACGAAGCCGGCAAAATCCTCCTGGAACTTTCCAACGGCGGCACAAGCAGCGCCCTAGACGAAGAAGATTCCAAGACGCTGATGAGCGTCACCCTAGACAAGCTCGCCGCTCTCGAAGACAAAGAAACCGTAAGCCTCGACAAACAACACTTCATTCGAAAAGACGAAGATGACGGCGAATTCTACCAAATTGTAAGAAAGCCCTCTGACGACGAAGAAGAGGAAGACGATGACGAAACCATCGACTTTACCGAAAGCGTCATCAAGACATTAATTTTCTACAAAGACACCCTCCAGCGCATGCCCGCAGGCAAAGAAATCATTTTGTCCCTCGACATGCAAATCAACTACAACAAGGCTACCAAAAAATGGAGATCGAACCAGGCGATTCTTTCGAACGACGTGATTCGAGATATCCAGGCCGCCAGCGACGAAGCCATCAACAATCTAAAGCCCGGCGAAGAACTCCGATTCGGAAAAGTCAAACGAATTCCTATTGATATACACGGTCGCTACCAAGTCAAGTATAAAGGCCGCTACAACGAAATCAGCAACAGACGATTCCAGCATTTGTCTTACTACGACGTTTACAAGGGACGCGTCGACAATCTGTTCTACCAAGGCAAGATTTTCATTCTCGGTTCTGCCGCGGCGGCTCTGTTCGACTTTGTGCCAGGCCCGCACGAAGAAAACTACCCCGCCGTGTTGATTCACGCCACCATTATCAAGAACATTCTTGCTGACGATTACCTCGTCACCCTGAGCGAAAAGAAGCAACAGATTATCGTTATTCTTCTCGCGCTACTTTGCCTATTCATCGGCCTTTACTTCAAAAGCTACATTTCTGTCGCCCTCTCACTATTCTTGATGTGCGTATACACGCATATCGCCTTCAAGTACTTCCAGAGCGGCATCTACATTGGCGTTTCAAAGCAACTGCTCGCCATGTTGCTGACCAATATTACAGCCTTGGTGGTGCAATTCTACTTCGAAAACAAAGAAAAAAGCTTTATCAACAACGCCTTCAAACAATACATATCGCCTGAATTGATCGACGCCATGGTGAACAACGAAATCATGCCGACCCTCGGTGGCGAAAAATCAAACATTACCGCCTACTTCACCGACATCGCAAGCTTCTCGACATTCTCCGAAAAAATTGGTGACCCGAGTAAGTTGGTTGAACTGTTAAACGAATATCTAACAGCCATGACCGACACCTTGCTAAGCAACAAGGGCACGCTCGACAAATACGAAGGCGACGCCATTATCGCATTCTTCGGAGCACCGATGCCTCTGGAAAACCACGCGCAGAACGCTTGCGAAACGGCTGTCGACATGCAGAGAAGGCTTATGAGACTGCGCCGCAAATGGAGTCACGAAGGCAACAAGTGGCCCACAGTCGTGCACAACATGCACATGCGCATTGGCATTAACTCCGGCGACATCGTGACAGGAAACATGGGTTCTACCATGCGTAAGAACTACACCATGATGGGCGACGCCGTGAACCTTGCCGCACGTCTTGAAAGTGCTGCCAAGCAGTACGGCGCCTACATTCAGATTAGCGAAGACACGCAAAAGAATCTGGAAGAAGGCTACTTCATTTACCGTTCGCTCGATACAATCCGCGTGATTGGTAAGAGCCAACCTGTAAAGACCTTCGAACTGCTAGAAAAGAGCGGTTGCGAAAACGAAGCCACACTTAAGGAACTCGTAGGCATTTGGGAAAAAGCTCGAGCCTGCTACCTGAACATGCAATGGGACGAAGCAATCGAACTGTTCCAGCAATGCCTTGAAATCGAGCCGCATCACCCCGACCGCGATCCGGGCAGCAAGACCACACCGTCGCATGTGTACATCAAGCGCTGCGAAGCATACAAAATAACCCCGCCTGTTGCAGAAGGCGAGGTATGGGACGGCGTATTCACCGCTACTGAGAAATAG
- a CDS encoding PP2C family protein-serine/threonine phosphatase has product MTYEEIADTLFVEISVFTTLLTAFMLYNNIVLYKMSFKDKLSIMLVSATVLSAFDGIWHFVDGNLTYKILNYACAYIFAIAMMLGSSMFTRFSLNQFEIKMSSKKLHHALFIAPTVLTVILCLTTPWTGLVYSINEHGEIQYGIIFDYCLVPIAFMYAGSPLLQSFYYLIRRRKSNAEKKFYGQCILITSLLIAGIEFIQLFVLDLDENYLETSLSTAIALTFFTTNVNTNRFVKNREKIVAVETDLNLAANIQTGSLPSAEGALVNHPDVNIYATMDTAKEVGGDFYDFFEIDGTHIAFVIADISGKGVPAALFSMTVKTMIKDHASMKLSTAQIFTDVNRILCESNPEEMFATAWIGILDTKTRIMKFTNAGHNAPCFARKGENFEFLKNKHGLFLAGMDDTQYKESEIQLQDGDNLLIYTDGLTEAHNGSGELYGEERLLKKLNSADVRGGKAFLTQIKEDLQSFVGDAEQFDDITMLSISLK; this is encoded by the coding sequence ATGACCTATGAAGAAATTGCAGATACCCTGTTTGTAGAAATATCCGTTTTCACGACCTTGCTAACCGCATTCATGTTATACAACAACATCGTGCTGTACAAGATGAGTTTCAAGGACAAACTTTCCATCATGCTTGTATCGGCAACGGTCTTATCCGCCTTTGACGGAATATGGCATTTTGTAGACGGGAATCTTACATACAAGATCCTTAACTACGCCTGCGCCTATATTTTTGCAATTGCAATGATGCTCGGTTCATCGATGTTTACGCGATTTTCGTTGAATCAATTTGAAATCAAGATGAGTTCAAAAAAATTGCACCACGCGCTATTTATCGCACCCACCGTCCTTACCGTTATTTTATGTCTAACGACACCTTGGACCGGTCTAGTATACTCCATCAACGAACATGGGGAAATTCAATATGGCATCATCTTTGATTATTGTTTGGTACCGATTGCGTTCATGTACGCAGGTTCACCATTGTTGCAGTCCTTCTATTACTTAATCCGACGCCGAAAATCAAATGCAGAAAAGAAATTCTATGGTCAATGTATTTTGATAACCTCCTTATTGATTGCAGGAATTGAATTTATTCAGCTATTCGTCTTGGATCTTGATGAAAATTATCTAGAAACCAGCCTTTCAACCGCCATCGCACTCACCTTCTTTACAACAAACGTGAACACGAATAGGTTCGTAAAAAATCGTGAGAAAATAGTGGCCGTCGAAACCGACCTGAACCTCGCCGCAAACATTCAAACAGGTTCTCTTCCTTCCGCAGAGGGCGCTCTTGTCAACCACCCCGACGTAAACATCTACGCGACCATGGATACTGCCAAGGAGGTCGGCGGAGATTTTTACGATTTCTTTGAAATCGATGGCACGCATATTGCATTTGTCATCGCCGATATTTCGGGCAAAGGTGTTCCCGCGGCCCTCTTCTCGATGACCGTAAAGACGATGATCAAAGACCACGCTTCGATGAAACTGTCCACGGCTCAGATCTTTACCGATGTCAACCGAATCCTGTGTGAAAGCAACCCCGAAGAAATGTTTGCCACAGCATGGATTGGCATTCTAGACACCAAGACTCGCATCATGAAATTCACAAATGCTGGCCACAACGCCCCCTGTTTTGCAAGAAAGGGCGAAAATTTTGAATTTTTGAAGAACAAGCATGGGTTATTCCTTGCAGGCATGGACGATACACAGTACAAGGAATCCGAGATTCAATTACAGGATGGCGACAACCTTTTAATCTATACCGACGGATTAACCGAAGCGCACAACGGCTCAGGGGAACTTTATGGCGAAGAGAGACTGCTGAAAAAACTCAATTCGGCCGATGTCCGTGGCGGCAAAGCATTCTTAACACAAATTAAGGAAGACCTGCAATCCTTTGTGGGAGATGCCGAACAATTTGACGACATTACCATGTTGTCAATTTCTCTCAAGTAG